One Solanum pennellii chromosome 10, SPENNV200 genomic region harbors:
- the LOC107032554 gene encoding cationic peroxidase 1-like isoform X1 yields the protein MASRSFLFIYVLVMFCLAGMAFSELSDDFYHHICPKALPTIKRVVVDAVRKERRTGASLLRLHFHDCFVNGCDASILLDQTSTINSEKTSRANNNSARGFEVIDKIKSEVDKVCGRPVVSCADILAVAARDSVVALHGPSWKVKLGRRDSTTASRTAANNNIPTPFMDLPALIKNFKKQGLDEKDLVALSGGHTLGFAQCFTFRNRIYNETNIDPTFRRQRQANCPRSGGDSNLAPLDPTPALFDSKYFSDLRSKKGLLHTDQALFSGGKTDDLVEKYSKNLGMFSKDFAKSMIKMGNIKPLTGKRGQIRVNCRKVN from the exons ATGGCTTCTCGTAgctttctatttatttatgtgtTAGTCATGTTTTGTCTAGCAGGCATGGCGTTTTCGGAGTTGTCCGATGATTTCTACCACCATATTTGTCCCAAAGCTTTACCAACCATTAAACGGGTTGTTGTGGATGCAGTCAGAAAAGAGAGACGAACGGGTGCTTCTTTGCTACGTTTACATTTTCATGATTGTTTCGTTAAC GGTTGTGATGCTTCAATTCTCCTTGACCAAACTTCTACTATTAATAGTGAAAAGACTTCTCGTGCTAATAACAACTCTGCTAGAGGATTTGAGGtgattgataaaattaaatcagAGGTTGATAAAGTTTGTGGACGTCCAGTTGTATCTTGTGCTGACATCTTAGCTGTTGCAGCTCGTGACTCCGTAGTTGCT CTACATGGACCAAGTTGGAAAGTGAAACTCGGAAGAAGAGACTCAACTACTGCAAGTAGAACCGCGGCCAATAACAATATTCCAACTCCATTTATGGACTTACCTGCACTTATCAAAAACTTCAAGAAGCAAGGTTTGGATGAGAAAGACCTCGTTGCTCTCTCCGGTGGCCATACACTAGGGTTTGCTCAATGTTTCACCTTCAGGAATCGCATCTACAATGAGACTAACATTGATCCCACCTTTAGAAGACAACGCCAAGCCAATTGTCCACGTAGTGGAGGTGATTCCAATCTTGCTCCTCTTGATCCAACACCAGCTCTTTtcgattcaaaatattttagtgacttaAGGTCCAAGAAAGGGCTTTTACATACTGATCAAGCACTATTTAGTGGAGGAAAGACCGATGATCTTGTTGAGAAATATAGTAAAAACTTAGGGATGTTCTCGAAAGATTTTGCTAAGTCTATGATTAAGATGGGTAATATCAAGCCATTGACCGGAAAGCGAGGCCAGATTCGTGTCAACTGCAGGAAGGTCAACTAA
- the LOC107032554 gene encoding cationic peroxidase 1-like isoform X2, with protein MASRSFLFIYVLVMFCLAGMAFSELSDDFYHHICPKALPTIKRVVVDAVRKERRTGASLLRLHFHDCFVNGCDASILLDQTSTINSEKTSRANNNSARGFELHGPSWKVKLGRRDSTTASRTAANNNIPTPFMDLPALIKNFKKQGLDEKDLVALSGGHTLGFAQCFTFRNRIYNETNIDPTFRRQRQANCPRSGGDSNLAPLDPTPALFDSKYFSDLRSKKGLLHTDQALFSGGKTDDLVEKYSKNLGMFSKDFAKSMIKMGNIKPLTGKRGQIRVNCRKVN; from the exons ATGGCTTCTCGTAgctttctatttatttatgtgtTAGTCATGTTTTGTCTAGCAGGCATGGCGTTTTCGGAGTTGTCCGATGATTTCTACCACCATATTTGTCCCAAAGCTTTACCAACCATTAAACGGGTTGTTGTGGATGCAGTCAGAAAAGAGAGACGAACGGGTGCTTCTTTGCTACGTTTACATTTTCATGATTGTTTCGTTAAC GGTTGTGATGCTTCAATTCTCCTTGACCAAACTTCTACTATTAATAGTGAAAAGACTTCTCGTGCTAATAACAACTCTGCTAGAGGATTTGAG CTACATGGACCAAGTTGGAAAGTGAAACTCGGAAGAAGAGACTCAACTACTGCAAGTAGAACCGCGGCCAATAACAATATTCCAACTCCATTTATGGACTTACCTGCACTTATCAAAAACTTCAAGAAGCAAGGTTTGGATGAGAAAGACCTCGTTGCTCTCTCCGGTGGCCATACACTAGGGTTTGCTCAATGTTTCACCTTCAGGAATCGCATCTACAATGAGACTAACATTGATCCCACCTTTAGAAGACAACGCCAAGCCAATTGTCCACGTAGTGGAGGTGATTCCAATCTTGCTCCTCTTGATCCAACACCAGCTCTTTtcgattcaaaatattttagtgacttaAGGTCCAAGAAAGGGCTTTTACATACTGATCAAGCACTATTTAGTGGAGGAAAGACCGATGATCTTGTTGAGAAATATAGTAAAAACTTAGGGATGTTCTCGAAAGATTTTGCTAAGTCTATGATTAAGATGGGTAATATCAAGCCATTGACCGGAAAGCGAGGCCAGATTCGTGTCAACTGCAGGAAGGTCAACTAA